The sequence TTTAACGCAAGCAAAACAAATCGTTATGTCGATTCACGAAAATTACTCTCGGAGTGACACCGAGAACCGGTAATctagtgtaaatataatgtttcGTTTCTAGTGAATCGGGTGGAAGTGCTGGATTTTCTATTCACATTCCATATTGGACAAATATTTGATTGTGGGCAAAACCTATCACCACACTAAATGAATTACCTACTTTCCGAACTTTCTGTTTGAACATTTCTGCTTAACCGATCATTTTGTTACAGAAATTTAATACTCGATAGAAGGCTTTATTTACTTTTGCCTTCAAACCACTAATCACGCTAATAGCCTGTTTAGATTACGAGCTTCAtaacatgataaagaatatcTTGATTCACGCATAAAACTGATTAATCTGAAAAGGGtataagacagtttttgaaatctACTCGATCATCGTTTGAATACTTTTTAAAGATATTTCCTCTATTGTATACTTCATCCAACGCTACTAGCATGCATGTGAATTGCTTTTGAAAATAatggaataaaatttaaatatttttgcggagaatattatattttattcgCTGAAGTTGCACATTCGATCCTAAAGCAAGATGCAGTTTTCTTTATTAGTTTGCGAGAAAAAATAAAGTCAATATACTGATTTGATGCTCTTTGTGTTGCCAAAGCTATTATTTCCGATCAACATATGTTATTCTTATGGAGTTGCTGTAATGTAGGAATTAGGTGtacaaattgaaaacaaaataagtGTAAATATCAACTTAAGTCACTATGCTAACAAAACTAAAATGGATAGTTTTTTTCCTTCTAACAAATCAAACCGAACCAAAGAAAGTCTTAAACCAAGCAATCATCATTCGCAAAACAAACCTAAAAGCGAAACTCATCCACGGTGGTTCTACTTACATTCCGGTTGACCGCCGGGGACTTGAACAGCGCCAGGTGCTGCAGTTCCTGCATCAGATTCATCTCCGACGACGAGTTCGAGCTGGTCGGGCTGAGACTGAGCGACGGGCTCCGCACGTCGCTGCTACTGCTGGTGTTGTAGCTGCTGCCATGCAGCAGTTGGTGATTGTTGTTGCTGATCCCTGCCCGGAAGTTGTTGTTCATGACACTGCTGCCGCTGCACCCGGTGATAGTGTTGTAATTGTTATGGCTGCTATTGCTCATGGCGATGTGCGGCGAGTTGTACAGCGACGTACTGGAAGGGGTGAGCATCTGGTTGGTGTGATGGTACGACGAGTCGTCCGGCAGTGCGATCGTCTGGGGCCGTTTGTTAAACACTGGTGAGTTCGGAGCCGACTGATGGCCCACATCGTACTGGGACATGTGCGAATGGATGCTGCTGTCCAGCTTGGATTTGGGTGGCGTCGTTTCGCGAAACTTGGACCGGAGGCCCTTGTACGCTGTTTTGACTCCTTTGCCGCCCTCTTTGACCTAACGGGGCGGGATGATTAAGGAATTATGATATATTCAAGTATATTTATTACTAAGAGAAAGAAGTCAGACGTTCTCAGGGCTTACAGAATGAATTAAAGCAGATTGTTAGTTAAATCGAGTATACCATGGAAACATAACTACTAATTGTTTGATTTGATTCAAACAGCAATAGTGAAAAATCTTTGAACATTTGTTGTTTATTGTGTCAAATTTATTAATATGTTAGGAAACTGTACTATTCTTCATCTCATTGTAAAATAAACGTTTTATCTCTAAACAAGAGAATTATTACGCCGGTTCGTCTCTCTAACATGAATATcttctgttgaaaaaaaaaatcatagttatacttttagaagaaatttagaaatacttttATCTTTTATTTCTTTCGGTTTGATGATAATGGAATctatgaaatgaaaaatggaacAGTAACCTTTGCTTTTTATAGAATGATGTTATAGCAACACCTTTGAATAAAgaatgtattaaaataatacgaTGTGCTTTCATCATATACTTGATTAGACAATTGGAAAATGTACTTTTTGGGTTACCAATTTGTAAAATGAGGTTTTCaagcattttgaagaaaaaacccACTCACCGATTTGACAGCGGACCGGACAGCCGGGTTGGTCTGCGATGAACCACAGCGCGAGGACAAAACAGGATGAACAAAGAGAGGCACACAGGCGCACATGATGGGAAGCCAGGCGATGGTGGTTGTGGTGAAAAGCGCGCAGCAGCAgattttcaacaagaaaaacAATAGGTTTCTCGCATTAGCAGCCAAAGTTGGGGATGAGTTTGAGTGTGATTTTCGTTTTCGTGATTCATGACCGACAGAGTGGTGCCCCATGGCCGCGATATGAGGTGAATATGAAACGATAGTAAAAGtaatatgaaaatttttgtaATGGGATTTGCCGAAGATCAAGGTGAAGTGATTGatgaaataaacataaaaaagttaatagaaataatttattgaacataattttaatttacttATACTAAATAGATCACAACGATACATGAATACTGATTTGAAGTAcctaaatttcaaatatttttgtaatGTTTTGGCCAGTAGTTTGATAATTTATCCCTACTTTGTTTACAATACAATTTAAAAACTGCACAATACAaccttttaattaaaaaaaaagatatgtGACTAGCATTATTGGAATGTCTATCTGATTGGAATGCGTTTTTCGTGAAATTGTTAAactaaatttaaaaagaaaGTGGGACAGATTTGGTGAGCGATTGGATTAGATTATGATGATATAATGGTCTCTCAATCTGATCAACAGTTGATTGACAAGTTGGTTTTAGGGAGTGATTATCTTTCAGAATATTCTAGATCTTAATTCCGGGAGCATATTTTTGAAATCTCAATTTTTTCATTTGGGATTGCCGTGACGTGACGTATTGTTATCGCGAGCATAGCTTTGTGTAGCCAGCTTAGGTCTGCAACTTTCAAATTGACTAAATAGTCTTCCGCGGTATGAAGGTtattatcataaaaaaaaagaaagaaaagagtggggaaaattttgaaaactttcgtgggaaataataaaaaaaaattgggaacaTACACATAAGTCAAGAGAATAATAAGTACTCGAAAATTTACCGAATTTGTCACCTAGTGAGCATTTTGCAATTGAGCAAAAAAAACTGTGTATCCCAGTGAAGGACAGTTATATGGTAGTCAGTCACGAACAAGCTGACTGCACGCAAAAATATGGACTATATAGAAAATATGAACTGAAGGACACCACCTAAGGCCGGCTAAGAGGGCGAACAACCATACATACGGTGCTGGCGTAATGTTCGGAAAACTAGATGATGACATAGTCGTATACTCCTGATCAGAAATAATCATCTCAAAAAaccaaatgaagaaaataaaactATGCAGATGAGATCGACTATCATAAATCAAGCTAATTGAAAAGCAAAGGTAGGCAGTTTCGCTGAAATCAAACAAACTCAATCACAACGATGCATTGATCAAATCATAATACCAATCAACTTCGCAACTACTGAGGAGATCAAAATACCGACAATACCTtgtctttgaaatttttcaacagGTCCTTGTATTGTTTCACTTTGCGTCCGGATTTTTCCGCATAGCGGAAACACTCCACTTCGAACTCGTCCGAGAAGCCCTGCCCGGTGTTCAGCATATCCAGTCGCTCTTCGATGAACTAAAATATTGAGCAATAAATTATTAATTTCATCAAGTAGAGGACCAAGGAGAATTTTCTTTACCTGCTGAAATATCTGCAACTGCAACATGTTTGCTAGGAATGGCCTCAGATGCGACGGCCGGGTGTCGATAAATGTTTCCGGATCGAATGTGATCTTGTCGTTGAACTTTACCGCGTCCCGGTAGCCGCCAATTAATTGCACTAAAATACCTGCCAATGAAGGTGAGAATTAGAGTTCAACCTAGCTAAAAGTACCTGCTCCTGATTACAAACCTAAAAATATCTTCGACACCCGATCGCCCCGATGTTCGGTCGAGTTGGCCAGGTGTTTCTTGAGCGAGGCGACCAGTTCCGGTGGCATGTTTTTCACGTCGTCGAACGGCGTCTCCAGGGCGTCCGGCGTTCGCTTATCACAGTTCAGTATGACGACGTCACCGATCTCCTCCTTGCGCAGTGACTTGTACACCGCCTCGGGGATGCCTATCAGGAACGGCATCGGGGCCCCGAGGATGTCCTTCATCTTCATCGGCAGAACCGGTATGAAGATGTGCTGCCACACCATCGGGTAGAGGAATGCATTCGCCGCCTGGATGCAGGACGAGAGGACGTCCAAGCGGCGCGACATGAAGATGATTCGCCGCTCTGCCAGCATTGCGGCGAACACACCGATCATGGCCTTCGGGTCCACAAAGTTGTAGTACAGGTTGAGGTTGTGCTGAAAttggattcgattttgatttaaCGGCTTAAAATAACTTACTCAATAGACTAACATTCTCTGGTATGCTGGGTAGGAGGAACTGCTGGGGCCTCTGGAAGACGAAGGTCTGCACGGGGCGGTCGTACTGCAGCTTCAGACATCCTCCCGGTTCCGGGACGCCTTTGTTGTACGCTTCCGTTAGAAATGACTCGAATTCATTCTGGGAGTTTTTCCGCACGTCGGCCAACACATTCAGGAAGCGGATGAAAGTGTCGTGCCAGGGCAGGTATGTGACGATGACCATCGCCGTCGGCGACTTCGGATCATGCCTGCAGAATCCGAACCGCCACTTGGAGTCGATGTTGGTTAGAACGAACGAGTGCACCTGGATTGTCCGACAGCTGATTGGGAGAAGGGAATACAAATTGAGTGAATCATTCTGTATAAGTGTAAGAGTCTGTTAGTTCGCGAATATGAATTTGCCATGCGACAGAGATAACAGCAGCGCGGGTTGGAGAACCGGTTTAATGATATCAATTTATGACTCACTATGCTTGCCCTATGAAATGGGTTGGTCACTGGCCATTTCAATAATACGAAGGCCAATCAATCAGATTGCTTATCGTACTCGTTACAATCATTGATTCAGTAAATAATTGAATGCAATGCAATGTTTGTGATAGTGATAAGTTTGTTGTCTTTTGCATGATTTTGATGTTGCTTCATAATCTTCTGATACTTTTTATATTATTCTGGGAATTAGAAATAGCGGTAAAACTAATTTGCGACAGTATGTCTaaggttcattcacaaattatgtaacgctAAAATTAGAAACTTTCAACCCCCCGATTTCGAAAGTTTGTAAAAACGCTCTGACAGACTCTCTTTTACGGTGTTCTTCTTTGATGAATtcatcaaatgaattttctttgcTTATAATAATGTATAATAAATCCATATCTAAACATTCGATtgggttttgacgctttttggagcgaaataaTTTTTCGGCGAAAGAGcaaaacgatgcgattctgcatgaaaaactcaagcgTGATGCTCTCCCTACAAAATCGCAAgagagttagctcgtgcatgaggcttcgatgattgagatttgagcatgatttaACCAACAATGCTTGTAACTACGTTCGAAATAGGGATAGAATCACCGGAAATCTGGCTTACGTCCATGCGCATTCTGGTTCCCacaagcaaaatcaaatggaaaaatggaatgaatgaattcgatcgaaaaaaaaaatcgcaacgTACAATCATctgtaaacaaaaaaaagagTTTTTAC comes from Armigeres subalbatus isolate Guangzhou_Male chromosome 2, GZ_Asu_2, whole genome shotgun sequence and encodes:
- the LOC134213255 gene encoding uncharacterized protein LOC134213255 isoform X2; translation: MNSRIKEDVSRLFEYWCEIAPGTAATTPKSSSPTSGGLSPANGDSSGKNPGYTVQSFPESFKDAKVIADIPAFAFPCSLESCRTIQVHSFVLTNIDSKWRFGFCRHDPKSPTAMVIVTYLPWHDTFIRFLNVLADVRKNSQNEFESFLTEAYNKGVPEPGGCLKLQYDRPVQTFVFQRPQQFLLPSIPENHNLNLYYNFVDPKAMIGVFAAMLAERRIIFMSRRLDVLSSCIQAANAFLYPMVWQHIFIPVLPMKMKDILGAPMPFLIGIPEAVYKSLRKEEIGDVVILNCDKRTPDALETPFDDVKNMPPELVASLKKHLANSTEHRGDRVSKIFLGILVQLIGGYRDAVKFNDKITFDPETFIDTRPSHLRPFLANMLQLQIFQQFIEERLDMLNTGQGFSDEFEVECFRYAEKSGRKVKQYKDLLKNFKDKTNPAVRSAVKSVKEGGKGVKTAYKGLRSKFRETTPPKSKLDSSIHSHMSQYDVGHQSAPNSPVFNKRPQTIALPDDSSYHHTNQMLTPSSTSLYNSPHIAMSNSSHNNYNTITGCSGSSVMNNNFRAGISNNNHQLLHGSSYNTSSSSDVRSPSLSLSPTSSNSSSEMNLMQELQHLALFKSPAVNRNSNVDVADANAPSSSAHPASSRTVHSPEGKSNGANSSGDLINLDTTNSSFELEDFDPLNEKAKPIPAGTKPARNISALTPGATSPQPIPTATYGFNNPVYPYFTPPFLHGTKSTTAASPLSTSFNATTQLKNNFNNHHHHAHHQHSLSQGTFPTPGPGAGTRGFSPGSSSAKIPNHSAQDDFELLRNYGLDKFSLLDSANSSDIVGKQQQLQQHHMASLRSNGTQLLPVNGQRDSSSSLKQFGTANGRPSNASSNSTTSTSSIGGSSKAAPGNWTTFD